One part of the Vicia villosa cultivar HV-30 ecotype Madison, WI linkage group LG6, Vvil1.0, whole genome shotgun sequence genome encodes these proteins:
- the LOC131609213 gene encoding GTP cyclohydrolase 1-like, with protein MGCLDDGRFIVELENGMNNGCSEVGKDASAIEDAVKVLLLGLGEDINREGIRKTPLRVAKALREGTRGYRQKVKDIVEGALFPEAGLDNRVGHAGGAGGLVIVRDLDLFSYCESCMLPFQVKCHVGYVPSGERVVGLSKLSRVADVFAKRLQDPQRLANEVCSALHYGIKPAGVAVILQCTHIHFPDIESIFLDSNHQGLVKILVSAGSGVFENKNADEWADFFNLLKFRGISMEKIHVRGSLDSSWCPSQSAKVSSEIGPVNPAMVTAVASIIKSLGEDPLRKELRGTPTRFVKWLMNFQNSNFDMKLNGFLNGRIDSLTTNEMVDMENKKICSELNLSFWSQCEHHLLPFHGVVHIGYLLSDGFSPIGKSLLQSIVHFYGFKLQVQERLTRQIAETISPLIGGDVIVVVEASHTCMISRGIEKFGSSTATIAVLGRFSTDLKTRASFLQGIPSSS; from the exons ATGGGCTGTTTAGATGATGGGCGTTTCATTGTTGAGCTTGAAAATGGAATGAATAACGGTTGTTCTGAAGTGGGAAAAGATGCTTCTGCCATTGAAGATGCTGTCAAGGTTTTGTTGCTGGGTCTAGGAGAAGATATTAACAGAGAAGGTATTAGAAAGACACCACTTCGTGTTGCTAAGGCCCTTCGTGAAGGAACAAGAG GTTACAGGCAAAAGGTAAAGGACATTGTTGAAGGTGCTTTATTCCCCGAAGCTGGTCTTGACAACAGAGTTGGTCATGCTGGTGGAGCAGGCGGACTTGTGATTGTCCGAGATCTCGACTTGTTTTCCTATTGCGAGTCATGCATGCTTCCATTCCAGGTTAAATGTCACGTGGGTTATGTTCCTTCTGGCGAAAGAGTTGTCGGTTTAAGCAAGCTATCTCGTGTTGCTGATGTATTTGCAAAACGGCTCCAAGATCCTCAGCGTCTCGCAAATGAAGTTTGTTCTGCTTTGCATTATGGAATAAAGCCAGCTGGTGTTGCCGTCATACTTCAATGTACACATATCCACTTTCCAGACATAGAATCAATCTTTCTCGACTCAAACCACCAAGGATTGGTTAAGATACTCGTTTCCGCCGGTTCTGGAGTTTTCGAAAATAAAAATGCAGACGAATGGGCTGATTTCTTTAATCTCCTTAAATTTAGAGGTATCAGTATGGAAAAAATCCATGTTAGAGGATCATTGGACTCCTCTTGGTGTCCTTCTCAATCCGCCAAAGTTTCCTCCGAAATCGGACCGGTCAACCCTGCAATGGTCACTGCAGTAGCTTCAATTATTAAATCTTTGGGAGAAGATCCACTGAGGAAGGAGCTTAGAGGAACCCCAACTAGATTTGTGAAGTGGTTAATGAATTTTCAGAACAGCAACTTTGACATGAAGTTGAACGGTTTTCTCAATGGTCGGATAGATTCTTTAACCACGAATGAGATGGTTGACATGGAAAACAAGAAAATATGTTCTGAGCTGAACTTATCATTTTGGTCACAATGCGAGCACCATTTACTTCCATTTCACGGTGTTGTTCACATAGGTTACCTCCTATCAGACGGGTTCAGTCCAATCGGAAAATCTCTCTTACAATCCATAGTACATTTTTACGGTTTCAAGCTTCAAGTTCAGGAGAGGCTTACTAGACAGATAGCTGAAACGATTTCACCGCTGATCGGTGGAGATGTCATAGTTGTTGTAGAGGCAAGCCACACATGTATGATTTCTAGGGGTATTGAAAAATTTGGAAGTAGTACCGCCACTATTGCTGTTTTAGGACGATTCTCGACCGACCTTAAGACAAGGGCTTCCTTCTTGCAGGGTATTCCAAGTTCTAGTTAG